One Nicotiana tomentosiformis chromosome 4, ASM39032v3, whole genome shotgun sequence genomic window carries:
- the LOC138909082 gene encoding uncharacterized protein, producing MVWLEGVKKALRAMKAFDDEAVELAAYQLRDVAGAWFEMWEKERDEDDGPPTWEEFEEAFMANFIPEEDREAKAIEFEQLKQGNKSVQEYYMEFIRLAKHAPHMVKTEKAKIRRFVGSLAYHIKDTTPAAAVGMIAFSSIVGFAKHLERDRQQRREEKEQNKKARTAGRLNGTSSGGGRGSSNKESLAPAQSSHQSGGGSSFRRTQSYENQSRQNQNFRTTSSHSQSHAEQYSQQQGLCGTCKRQHSGQYKLGFHGCYHYGDIGHIKANCPKLRRNFSGGSTHPSSSSATTVAPPQARGSYNQAGHGAGRGAHRVTQGAGQPRLFATLDRQSAEASAEVITGTGFAGEQATS from the coding sequence ATGGTGTGGCTGGAGGGTGTCAAGAAAGCCCTCCGAGCGATGAAGGCATTTGATGACGAAGCTGTAGAGCTGGCTGCTTACCAGCTTAGAGATGTGGCTGgcgcttggtttgagatgtgggaaaaGGAAAGAGATGAAGATGATGGCCCGCCTACTTGGGAAGAATTTGAAGAGGCCTTCATGGCTAACTTTATCCCAGAAGAGGATAGGGAAGCTAAGGCTATAGAGTTCGAACAACTCAAGCAAGGGAATAAAAGTGTGCAAGAGTACTACATGGAATTCATAAGGTTGGCTAAGCATGCTCCTCACATGGTTAAGACAGAAAAAGCAAAGATTCGCAGGTTTGTTGGCAGTTTGGCTTACCACATTAAGGATACGACACCAGCTGCAGCGGTAGGAATGATAGCTTTCTCCTCTATTGTGGGATTCGCCAAGCACTTAGAAAGAGATAGACAACaaaggagagaagaaaaagagcaaAACAAGAAAGCCCGGACAGCGGGCAGGCTTAATGGTACATCCAGCGGAGGTGGAAGGGGTTCCTCTAATAAGGAGTCATTAGCACCAGCTCAGTCCAGTCATCAGTCAGGTGGTGGGTCTTCCTTCAGACGTACTCAGAGTTATGAAAATCAGTCTCGCCAGAATCAGAATTTTAGGACAACATCCTCACATAGCCAGAGTCATGCTGAGCAATATTCACAACAACAAGGTCTTTGTGGAACATGTAAGCGTCAACATTCAGGTCAGTACAAGCTCGGGTTTCATGGTTGCTATCATTACGGAGACATTGGTCATATAAAGGCCAACTGCCCAAAGTTACGACGTAATTTCAGTGGTGGATCAACTCATCCTTCTAGTTCCTCCGCTACTACAGTTGCACCACCACAGGCTCGTGGTTCTTATAATCAGGCAGGGCATGGAGCAGGCAGAGGTGCACATCGAGTTACTCAAGGAGCGGGACAACCCCGTTTGTTTGCTACACTTGATCGTCAGAGTGCAGAGGCATCTGCAGAAGTTATTACAG